The window TTAAGTTGTTTCCAAATTTCGCGACAAGTGTTCTGTACATCATCGCGTAATTCCCAATCATCTAAACGCAGGCGATGTTTTTCATCTGTTTCTGGCGCAGCACCGCTGAACAGTTTAGTCGCAAATAAACGCTGAATTTGCTCAATACAACCTTCGTGGATCCCTTGCTCTTTCATGATTTTGAACACAATAGAGATGTACAGTGGCATAACTGGGATCGCAGAAGAGGCTTGTGTCACCACAGATTTAAGTACTGCCACGTAAGCAGAGCCACCTTTCGCTTGCAGTTTTTGGTTAATTGCATGGGCAGCACGGTCTAAATCTTCTTTGGCTTTTCCTAAGGTACCGTGCCAATAGATTGGCCATGTTAAATCTGTACCAATGTATGAGTAAGCCACTGACTGCACGTTATCAGCGAGAACACCTGCCTCATCTAACGCATTCATCCACAGTTCCCAATCCTGCCCGCCCATCACTTTAACGGTATCAGCGATTTCTTGTTCGTTCGCAGGTTCAACAACCGCTTCAATCAACACATCTTTGTTAGTGTCTAGCGCAACAGACTTGTACGGTTCGCCAATCGGTTTTAACGCAGAACGTACAATCTCACCCGTTTCAGGCATTTTACGCACTGGGGAAGCTAGTGAGTAGACCACTAAATCGATTTGGCCCAAATCTTGTTTAATTAAATCAATAACTGTTTGACGGCATTCGTCAGAGAAGGCATCACCATTAATACTTTTTGCATACAAGCCTGCTTCTTTAGCCGCTTTGTCAAAACCAGCTGAGTTATACCAACCGGCTGAACCTGTTTTGCTCTCACTACCCGGCTTTTCAAAAAATACGCCGATAGTCGCCGCACCACTGCCAAATGCAGCATTGATACGAGAAGCTAGACCGTAACCGGTGGATGCACCAATAACCAGAACCTTTTTAGGTCCATTTTTTAATTCGCCACGAGATTTAACATAGGCAATTTGCTCACGAACATTGGCTTCACAACCTGCTGGGTGAGCTGTAGTGCAGATAAAACCACGAATTTTAGGTTTGATAATCATAGTCATTCTTTCTTGGTAGCTAACAATCAGAGTCTAATATACCTGATATTCTCCATTTACTTAAGACTGGAGGAAAATAAACATAGTGAACAGACCAGTTTTATCTATTTTAAATCCTTTAATGCTTCAATCACACGCCTTAGTGATTCCAATTCTCTTTCCAATTCACTCGCGTTTCCTCGTGGGTAGTTATTATAAATACGTGTTGCACCTGAGCGACTGTCATAACATTTGTCTTCAATCTCATGGATTTTTTTCTTTATTTTGGCGATCTTATGCCTATTTTCATGATGAGATAAATGACGTAGCTGTTTCTCTAACTTTATGATTTTCTTTTCACAACGATAGTCATTAGCGCTTGCCTGTGACGATAAAGGAATTATCGTTAACAATAAGACTAATATCAGCGGCTTTTTCATATATCTTCCCGATGGTGATAAAAATAATAGTGACTAGTCCACCACTATTTTCTTATCGCAGCTACGAGAATCTTCTTAGTTAAGCCATATTGAAAATCGATTTATCACAAGACAAGAGAAGCAGACATTCTTATTCAAACTAAATAACCTTATTCCTGCGTATGTTGTGTGATAGCGCTTTGAGGTTTATTCGGAATTAAGTTATGAATGGTCATGACTGAGTAAATAATCTCTTTTTTATCATGGATCTTTTTGAAATGTGAATTGCTGACGATCCCCACCATAATTTGCATTCCATTTTGCTCATAGACGCGTTTAAATGGTGTTGTTTCATCATCAGATATCTTGTCTAAGAAGAAGGTATCGCGTTTATATCTTTCGACAGTTTGCTTTGGCAAGCCGTACTTTTCATACATTTTTTGATTAATTTCATCATACTCTGCCAGTATAGCCTCCTGATCTCGACTACTTTTTCCTTGAGCAGAGATAAGCATTAACGTGTTTTCCTCTCGTGAAAACATCAATAAAAACAGCCCGCCTTTCACTGTGGGTGTATTTGGCGTCGAGCACAGTGCCCCACTTTCTTGAAATTCAGTGCACTGTAGCCCAACCAAATTCAGCTGCTTCAAATCAGCCGTTGTCTGCCCCCATTTAAAGCCATAGGGGGCTTCCAGTGTATTTGTGCTACAACCCACAAATAAAAAAGCACATAACGTAATTAAAATTCCTTTTCTCATTACCTAACACATCCCAATTAACTCATCTAATTGGATACTATCAAAAACGGATGATTAATCAAAAAAACAACGACGCTTTTATCAAATTAAATGACCTGACTGAGTGATGTGTTGCTTATTCCACAGTTTCATTTTGTTTTTTTTCTTGCTCTTGCACCTCCGCCATTGCAATTTCTTTTAACCAGTCCGCTAATAACGGTTTTGTTTTTACTGCATCCAATAACGCGCGCTCATGTTTTGTTAAACGAACAACCACAACTTCTGTTTTCATGTGTGACATAGCCAGTTCCTCTTTAAAAACTCAATAATGGCATAAAAAACTGGCAGAACGCTCTGACTTACCGATTTTTACACTATTTTCGTGTTTATTTACATAGAAGATACTTTATTTGAAATCGATTGTTTGAATGCTAATGAGGGAAATGACAGATACAAAAAAACCACCTAGCGGTGGTTAATTGTCAAACTTAACAAAGTTAAGCGTTATGGTGCCCAGGGCGGGACTTGAACCCGCACAGCCTAAAGGCCGAGGGATTTTAAATCCCTTGTGTCTACCGATTTCACCACCTGGGCTAAATTGTATTTTCTCTTTCGAGAGGGATAAGCTAACTCACCCGTTAATCAATATACTGGAGTAGACGCTCGTATAATGACCTTATTTTTACCCAAAGTAAGATAAATTAAAAATTCACTCACTTTAAATTGGTGCCCAGGGCGGGACTTGAACCCGCACAGCCTAAAGGCCGAGGGATTTTAAATCCCTTGTGTCTACCGATTTCACCACCTGGGCTAAATTATGGAGGCGCGTCCCGGAGTCGAACCGAGCTACACGGATTTGCAATCCGGTGCATAACCGCTTTGCTAACGCGCCTTATCCGAATTTCTTACGAAATTTGGAGCGGGAAACGAGACTCGAACTCGCGACCCCGACCTTGGCAAGGTCGTGCTCTACCAACTGAGCTATTCCCGCGTTAAGCTTAACTTTCAGCTTATGCTATCAAACTGGCTGATTTACTTATTTATTTTCATAAACCATGTTGCCGTTCGATGCGTTGCATTCTACTGATTTCACCTATCGAGTCAATACAATTATTGAAATAATTGGATCGTTCGCTGTTTTTTCAATCATTTCGATCACGCTTCGCTCAAATCGCCCCATGCCGCCTTTAAATATTGAAACATTGACCAAAATGTTAAGATAGCAGCAACATACATTAACGCGATTGAAAGGTTTTCAATTAATGGTGTTGGACGCCACAACAACCCGACTAACGACATCATTTGCGCCGTTGTTTTAAACTTACCAATCCAAGAGACTGCGACGCTGCTACGTTTACCAATCTCCGCCATCCATTCACGTAGAGAAGAAATAATAATTTCACGTGCAATCATCGTCGCCGCAGGTAGTGTCACATACCAGACATCATAACTCTCCGTGACCAAAACAAGTGCCGTCGCCACCATGACTTTATCTGCGACAGGATCTAAAAACGCCCCAAACTTTGTGGTCTGTTTCCATAGCCGCGCTAAAAAACCATCAAACCAATCCGTTACCGCCGCAATGACAAAAATCAACGCGCAAACGAAAGGCCCCCAAGTGACAGGAAGGTAAAATGCCAATACAAAAAAAGGTATTAGGATGACGCGAAATAATGTCAGCCACGTTGGTATGTTTAATTTCATCACGCTCACTAACTTTTTGACCAAGTTGGATATTATGAATATG of the Providencia rettgeri genome contains:
- the fabV gene encoding enoyl-ACP reductase FabV; its protein translation is MIIKPKIRGFICTTAHPAGCEANVREQIAYVKSRGELKNGPKKVLVIGASTGYGLASRINAAFGSGAATIGVFFEKPGSESKTGSAGWYNSAGFDKAAKEAGLYAKSINGDAFSDECRQTVIDLIKQDLGQIDLVVYSLASPVRKMPETGEIVRSALKPIGEPYKSVALDTNKDVLIEAVVEPANEQEIADTVKVMGGQDWELWMNALDEAGVLADNVQSVAYSYIGTDLTWPIYWHGTLGKAKEDLDRAAHAINQKLQAKGGSAYVAVLKSVVTQASSAIPVMPLYISIVFKIMKEQGIHEGCIEQIQRLFATKLFSGAAPETDEKHRLRLDDWELRDDVQNTCREIWKQLNDNNINELTDYQGYKAEFLRLFGFGLNGVDYDADLSGEVNFEVIELV
- the pgsA gene encoding CDP-diacylglycerol--glycerol-3-phosphate 3-phosphatidyltransferase; its protein translation is MKLNIPTWLTLFRVILIPFFVLAFYLPVTWGPFVCALIFVIAAVTDWFDGFLARLWKQTTKFGAFLDPVADKVMVATALVLVTESYDVWYVTLPAATMIAREIIISSLREWMAEIGKRSSVAVSWIGKFKTTAQMMSLVGLLWRPTPLIENLSIALMYVAAILTFWSMFQYLKAAWGDLSEA
- a CDS encoding MbeCy, with the protein product MSHMKTEVVVVRLTKHERALLDAVKTKPLLADWLKEIAMAEVQEQEKKQNETVE
- a CDS encoding DUF1090 family protein, with translation MKKPLILVLLLTIIPLSSQASANDYRCEKKIIKLEKQLRHLSHHENRHKIAKIKKKIHEIEDKCYDSRSGATRIYNNYPRGNASELERELESLRRVIEALKDLK